A stretch of the Bordetella genomosp. 8 genome encodes the following:
- the rnc gene encoding ribonuclease III yields the protein MSLDALQTRLDHRFRDAALLEQALTHRSHGARHNERLEFLGDAVLNFVVASMLFERFSKIDEGDLSRLRANLVKQASLADIAQKLDLSQDLRLGEGELKSGGFRRPSILADTLEAIFGAVFLDSGFDAARRVIAKQYQPVLATVDPKTLGKDAKTLLQEFLQGRKMALPVYTVIATHGAAHSQQFEVECAIPPLDIKVTAPGASRRAAEQSAAKLALDAALAASPPKAGRRAPRARKTAQLSLPVAVAQEIK from the coding sequence ATGTCGCTCGACGCGCTTCAAACCCGTCTGGACCACCGTTTCCGCGATGCGGCCCTGTTGGAGCAGGCGCTGACCCATCGCAGCCACGGTGCGCGCCACAATGAACGGCTGGAATTCCTGGGCGACGCCGTCCTGAATTTCGTCGTGGCGTCCATGCTGTTCGAGCGTTTCAGCAAGATCGACGAAGGCGACCTGTCACGCCTGCGCGCCAACCTGGTCAAGCAGGCCTCGCTGGCCGACATCGCACAAAAGCTGGACCTCTCCCAGGACCTGCGCCTGGGCGAAGGCGAACTGAAAAGCGGCGGCTTTCGCCGTCCTTCCATCCTGGCCGATACGCTGGAAGCCATTTTCGGCGCCGTGTTCCTGGACAGCGGCTTCGATGCCGCGCGCCGCGTGATCGCCAAGCAGTATCAGCCCGTCCTGGCGACGGTGGATCCCAAGACCTTGGGCAAGGATGCCAAGACGCTGTTGCAGGAATTCCTGCAGGGCCGCAAGATGGCCTTGCCCGTTTATACGGTCATCGCCACGCACGGCGCCGCGCACAGCCAGCAGTTCGAAGTCGAATGCGCCATCCCGCCGCTGGACATCAAGGTGACCGCCCCCGGCGCCAGCCGCCGCGCCGCCGAGCAGTCCGCCGCCAAGCTGGCGCTGGACGCCGCGCTGGCCGCCAGTCCACCCAAGGCCGGCCGTCGCGCGCCGCGCGCGCGCAAGACCGCGCAGCTGTCGCTGCCGGTGGCCGTAGCCCAAGAAATCAAATGA
- the recO gene encoding DNA repair protein RecO, translated as MSKRGTRVQDTTGYMLHATPWRETSLIVQTFSRDHGCVALVAKGAKRPYSVLRPVLSAFQPLMLSWSGAGEVKTLTRAEVAGIRPLGGAPLMSAWYMNELLLRLLPREDAHPVLFDAYDTALTQLAGGTPAAGALRRFEWTLLNETGYGLDAATPDFDDAAGEPRLRQALRDRLGEILAGRPLATRRVLLDFQTRRLSARLPSK; from the coding sequence ATGAGTAAACGCGGCACCCGCGTCCAGGACACCACCGGCTACATGCTGCACGCCACGCCGTGGCGGGAAACCTCGCTGATCGTGCAGACCTTTTCGCGCGACCACGGCTGCGTGGCGCTGGTGGCCAAGGGCGCCAAGCGGCCGTATTCGGTGTTGCGGCCCGTGCTGTCGGCCTTCCAGCCCCTGATGCTGTCATGGTCCGGCGCAGGCGAGGTGAAAACGCTCACCCGCGCCGAAGTCGCAGGCATCCGGCCGCTGGGCGGCGCCCCGCTGATGTCGGCCTGGTACATGAACGAATTGCTGCTGCGGCTGCTGCCGCGCGAAGACGCGCATCCGGTGCTGTTCGACGCCTACGATACCGCCTTGACACAGCTGGCCGGCGGCACGCCGGCGGCTGGCGCGCTGCGGCGCTTCGAATGGACGCTGTTGAACGAAACCGGCTATGGCCTGGATGCGGCCACGCCGGACTTCGACGATGCAGCCGGCGAACCCCGGCTGCGGCAGGCCTTGCGCGACCGCCTGGGCGAAATCCTGGCGGGCCGTCCGCTGGCGACGCGCCGCGTGCTGCTGGATTTTCAGACGCGGCGCCTGTCGGCGCGCCTGCCCAGCAAGTAG
- the era gene encoding GTPase Era, with protein sequence MTEQQQPTRCGFVAIVGRPNVGKSTLNNALIGGKVSIVSRKAQTTRHRIHGVLTRGADQFVFVDTPGFQTRHGGTMNRMMNRVVTQALADVDVVVHVVEAGKWSEGDAKLLPLLPAGDRAILAVNKVDAMKDRNSLYPYVAKVSALHDYGAVIPISAERNRQLDDLLDEIAKRLPEGEHMFEADTLTDRPMRFIAAELVREKIFRLVGDELPYGCTVVIEQWEENDKGARVAACIVVERDSHKPILLGAGGQHMKRIATEARLEIAKMLDKPVHLEIYIKVRKGWSDREEALRDLGYE encoded by the coding sequence ATGACCGAGCAGCAACAACCTACCCGATGCGGCTTCGTCGCCATCGTCGGACGACCCAACGTCGGCAAGTCCACGTTGAACAACGCGCTGATCGGCGGGAAGGTATCGATCGTCTCGCGCAAGGCGCAGACGACGCGCCATCGCATCCACGGGGTCCTGACCCGCGGCGCCGACCAGTTCGTGTTCGTCGATACGCCGGGCTTCCAGACCCGCCACGGCGGCACCATGAACCGGATGATGAATCGCGTCGTGACCCAGGCGCTGGCCGACGTCGATGTGGTCGTGCACGTGGTCGAGGCGGGCAAGTGGTCGGAAGGCGACGCCAAGCTGCTGCCGCTGCTGCCGGCCGGCGACCGCGCCATCCTGGCGGTGAACAAGGTCGATGCGATGAAGGACAGGAACAGCCTGTACCCCTATGTCGCCAAGGTGAGCGCGCTGCATGACTATGGCGCCGTCATACCGATCAGCGCCGAACGCAACCGGCAACTGGACGACCTGCTTGACGAAATCGCCAAGCGCCTGCCGGAAGGCGAACACATGTTCGAAGCCGACACGCTGACCGACCGGCCCATGCGCTTCATCGCCGCCGAACTGGTGCGCGAAAAGATCTTCCGCCTGGTGGGCGATGAACTGCCTTATGGCTGCACGGTCGTCATCGAACAGTGGGAAGAGAACGACAAGGGCGCGCGCGTCGCGGCCTGTATCGTCGTCGAGCGCGACAGCCACAAGCCCATCCTGCTGGGCGCCGGCGGCCAGCACATGAAGCGCATCGCCACCGAGGCACGCCTGGAAATCGCGAAGATGCTGGACAAGCCTGTGCACCTGGAAATCTATATCAAGGTGCGCAAGGGCTGGTCCGATCGCGAAGAGGCGCTGCGCGACCTGGGATATGAGTAA